In the genome of Bradyrhizobium sp. CIAT3101, one region contains:
- a CDS encoding DUF934 domain-containing protein: MPLVNGGKIIDDSFVKLAVDIPLPESGDILVPAERFIGEADALLKRAGKVGVIWPNNRDIDELVPYLGKVATVALVFPTFRDGRAYSQARLLRERYNYRGDLRATGQILRDQFVFMLRAGFDSFEVKKQADAEAFMQTAKRYSVFYQPTGDGRITALHRRMQLRHSEGVGT; the protein is encoded by the coding sequence ATGCCACTCGTTAACGGCGGAAAAATCATCGACGACAGCTTCGTCAAGCTGGCCGTCGACATCCCGCTGCCCGAGAGCGGCGACATCCTGGTGCCGGCCGAGCGTTTCATCGGCGAGGCCGACGCGTTGCTCAAGCGCGCCGGCAAGGTCGGCGTGATCTGGCCGAACAACCGCGACATCGACGAGCTGGTGCCGTATCTCGGCAAGGTGGCGACGGTTGCGCTGGTGTTCCCGACCTTCCGCGACGGGCGCGCCTACAGCCAGGCGCGGCTGCTGCGCGAGCGCTACAACTATCGCGGCGATTTGCGCGCGACGGGCCAGATCCTGCGCGATCAGTTCGTGTTCATGCTGCGCGCCGGCTTCGATTCCTTCGAGGTGAAGAAGCAGGCGGACGCGGAAGCGTTCATGCAGACCGCGAAGCGCTACTCGGTGTTCTACCAGCCGACCGGCGACGGCCGGATCACGGCGCTGCACCGGCGCATGCAGTTGCGTCACTCCGAGGGTGTCGGCACGTGA
- a CDS encoding phosphoadenylyl-sulfate reductase: MNAMAPQVSSVSTLPSAAELDRALREASPAEVIAAALKAVGREKLALVSSFGTESATLLKVMADVDPAIPVIFLDTGWLFEETLAYRDTLIATLGLKDVRSIKPAEETLTREDPERDLWFSDPDACCRIRKVEPLARALKPFSAWLNGRKRFQGNLRADIPVVEDDGARLKFNPFANVSREELEAIFIRAKLPRHPLAASGFRSVGCMPCTSRTAEGEDERAGRWRGRAKTECGIHTMKAS; encoded by the coding sequence GTGAACGCGATGGCGCCCCAGGTCTCATCCGTCTCGACGCTGCCTTCGGCGGCGGAGCTCGATCGCGCGTTGCGCGAGGCCTCTCCTGCAGAAGTCATCGCGGCGGCGCTCAAAGCCGTCGGGCGCGAGAAGCTTGCGCTGGTGTCGTCCTTCGGGACGGAATCGGCGACGCTGCTCAAGGTCATGGCGGATGTCGATCCGGCCATCCCGGTGATCTTTCTCGACACCGGCTGGCTGTTCGAGGAGACGCTGGCCTATCGCGATACGCTGATTGCGACGCTCGGCTTGAAGGACGTCCGCTCCATCAAGCCGGCGGAAGAGACGCTGACGCGCGAAGATCCCGAACGCGACCTCTGGTTCTCCGATCCCGATGCCTGCTGCCGTATCCGCAAGGTCGAACCGCTGGCGCGCGCGCTGAAGCCGTTTTCGGCCTGGCTTAACGGCCGCAAGCGCTTTCAGGGCAATTTGCGCGCCGACATTCCTGTCGTCGAGGACGATGGTGCTCGGTTGAAGTTCAACCCGTTCGCCAACGTCTCGCGCGAGGAACTCGAAGCGATTTTCATCCGCGCCAAATTGCCGCGTCACCCCCTTGCGGCGTCTGGTTTTCGCTCGGTTGGGTGTATGCCTTGCACGAGCAGAACGGCCGAGGGCGAGGATGAGCGCGCAGGTCGCTGGCGTGGCCGGGCCAAGACAGAATGCGGCATCCACACGATGAAGGCTTCGTAG
- a CDS encoding sulfate ABC transporter substrate-binding protein, with product MMRRIVPLAAGLLTTGFLASAALAADINLLNVSYDPTRELYVEFNKAFANAYQKETGKSVEIKQSHGGSGSQARAVIDGLQADVVTLALAYDIDAIAGKGLIAADWQKRLPQNSSPYTSTIVFLVRKGNPKGIKDWDDLLKPGVAVITPNPKTSGGARWNYLAAWGFAQKKFGSADKAKDFVGKLYQQVPVLDTGARGATVTFVERGVGDVLLAWENEAYLALKEFGPEKFEIVAPPLSILAEPPVAIVDKVADKKGTRNVADAYLQYWYTKEGQEIAARNFYRPRDAEIAKKYENSFAKVELFTIDDVFGGWTKAQKEHFADGGVFDQIYKN from the coding sequence ATGATGCGCCGTATCGTTCCGCTCGCTGCAGGACTTCTCACGACGGGATTCTTGGCTAGCGCGGCTCTCGCTGCTGATATCAACCTCTTGAACGTGTCGTATGATCCGACGCGCGAACTCTATGTCGAGTTCAACAAGGCGTTCGCGAACGCCTATCAGAAGGAGACCGGCAAGAGCGTCGAGATCAAGCAGTCGCATGGCGGCAGCGGCTCGCAGGCGCGCGCCGTGATCGACGGATTGCAGGCCGATGTGGTGACGCTCGCGCTCGCCTATGACATCGATGCCATCGCCGGTAAGGGCCTCATTGCAGCCGATTGGCAGAAGCGGTTGCCGCAGAATTCATCACCCTACACGTCGACGATCGTGTTCCTGGTGCGCAAGGGCAATCCCAAGGGCATCAAGGACTGGGACGATCTGCTCAAGCCGGGCGTCGCCGTGATCACGCCGAACCCGAAGACCTCGGGCGGTGCGCGCTGGAATTACCTGGCAGCCTGGGGCTTTGCGCAGAAGAAGTTCGGCTCGGCCGACAAGGCCAAGGACTTCGTCGGCAAGCTCTATCAACAGGTGCCGGTGCTCGACACCGGCGCGCGCGGCGCCACCGTGACCTTCGTCGAGCGCGGCGTTGGCGACGTGCTGCTGGCCTGGGAGAACGAGGCCTATCTCGCGCTGAAGGAATTCGGTCCGGAGAAATTCGAGATCGTGGCGCCGCCGCTGTCGATCCTGGCCGAGCCGCCGGTCGCGATCGTCGACAAGGTTGCCGACAAGAAGGGCACCCGCAACGTCGCTGATGCCTATCTCCAGTACTGGTACACCAAGGAAGGACAGGAAATTGCCGCGCGCAACTTCTACCGTCCGCGCGATGCCGAGATCGCTAAAAAGTATGAAAACTCCTTCGCAAAGGTCGAGCTGTTCACGATCGACGACGTGTTCGGCGGCTGGACCAAGGCGCAGAAGGAACATTTTGCCGACGGCGGCGTCTTCGATCAGATCTACAAGAACTGA
- the cysT gene encoding sulfate ABC transporter permease subunit CysT, with protein sequence MGLTLTWLSVIILIPLAGLFLRSTELSFDQFWAILSSRRTLNALRVSFGLAFAAACVNLVMGSIIVWALVRYRFPGRRIFDAIVDVPFALPTAVAGVALTSLFAEKGWLGAPLAALGIKVAFTPLGIFVAMIFIGIPFVVRTVQPVLQDLDPEIEEAAGSLGASRWQTIIRVILPSLAPALLTGLALAFARAVGEYGSVIFIAGNLPNVSEIAPLLIVIRLSEFRYADATAIAVVMLVVSFVIIFAVNRLQRWAQNRVPVH encoded by the coding sequence ATGGGACTGACGCTGACCTGGCTGTCCGTCATCATCCTGATTCCGCTCGCCGGGCTGTTCCTGCGATCCACCGAGCTCAGCTTCGATCAGTTCTGGGCCATCCTCTCCAGCCGCCGCACACTGAATGCTTTGCGGGTCTCATTCGGCCTCGCCTTTGCGGCGGCCTGCGTCAACCTCGTGATGGGCAGCATCATCGTCTGGGCGCTGGTGCGCTACCGTTTTCCCGGCCGGCGAATCTTCGACGCCATCGTCGACGTGCCCTTTGCGCTGCCGACGGCGGTGGCCGGCGTCGCGCTGACGTCGCTGTTCGCCGAGAAGGGCTGGCTTGGTGCGCCGCTTGCCGCGCTCGGTATCAAGGTCGCGTTCACGCCGCTCGGCATCTTCGTTGCCATGATCTTCATCGGCATTCCCTTCGTGGTGCGGACCGTGCAGCCGGTGCTGCAGGATCTCGATCCGGAGATCGAGGAGGCCGCGGGCAGCCTGGGGGCCAGCCGCTGGCAGACCATCATCCGCGTGATACTGCCCTCGCTTGCGCCGGCGCTGCTCACCGGCCTCGCGCTCGCCTTTGCGCGCGCGGTCGGCGAATACGGCTCGGTGATCTTTATCGCCGGCAATCTGCCTAATGTCTCCGAGATCGCGCCGCTGCTGATCGTGATCCGGCTCTCCGAATTCCGTTACGCCGATGCCACGGCCATTGCCGTGGTCATGCTGGTCGTCTCCTTCGTCATCATCTTCGCGGTCAACCGGTTGCAGCGCTGGGCGCAGAACCGGGTCCCGGTGCACTAG
- the cysW gene encoding sulfate ABC transporter permease subunit CysW translates to MTMQIADSVSLTSPEAKARVHAAAARNNLRTEPKAVRIAIIVLAIAFLSVFVVLPLVLVFAQAFSRGVLAYFNALAEPEALAAIKLTLLVAAISVGLNLVFGLVAAWAIAKFEFRGKTFLITLIDLPFSVSPVISGLVFVLLFGAQGYFGGWLRDHDIQILFAVPGIALATTFVTFPFVARALIPLMQEQGTQEEEAAISLGASGLQTFFRVTLPNIKWGVLYGVLLCNARAMGEFGAVSVVSGHIRGETNTMPLLVEILYNEYQFVAAFAIASLLAMLALITLIAKTILERHLDEGHDVNDH, encoded by the coding sequence ATGACGATGCAGATCGCCGATTCCGTTTCGCTCACCTCGCCCGAGGCGAAGGCGCGCGTCCACGCGGCCGCCGCGCGCAACAATCTCCGCACCGAGCCCAAGGCCGTCCGCATCGCCATCATCGTGCTGGCGATCGCGTTCCTCTCAGTCTTCGTCGTGCTGCCGCTGGTGCTGGTGTTCGCGCAGGCTTTCTCGCGGGGTGTTCTGGCCTATTTCAATGCGCTCGCCGAGCCGGAGGCGCTGGCTGCGATCAAGCTGACGCTGTTGGTCGCGGCGATCTCGGTCGGTCTCAACCTCGTGTTCGGCCTCGTCGCCGCCTGGGCGATCGCCAAGTTCGAGTTCAGGGGGAAAACCTTCCTGATCACGCTGATCGACCTGCCGTTCTCGGTAAGCCCGGTCATCTCGGGTCTGGTCTTCGTGTTGCTGTTCGGCGCGCAGGGCTATTTCGGCGGCTGGCTCAGGGATCACGACATCCAGATCCTGTTCGCGGTGCCCGGCATCGCGCTCGCCACCACCTTCGTGACCTTCCCCTTCGTGGCGCGCGCGCTGATCCCCTTGATGCAGGAGCAGGGCACGCAAGAAGAAGAGGCCGCGATCTCGCTCGGCGCCTCCGGCCTGCAGACCTTCTTCCGCGTCACGCTGCCCAACATCAAATGGGGCGTGCTCTACGGCGTCCTGCTCTGCAATGCGCGCGCGATGGGCGAGTTCGGTGCGGTCTCCGTCGTCTCCGGCCATATCCGCGGCGAGACCAACACCATGCCGCTGCTGGTCGAGATTCTCTACAACGAGTACCAGTTCGTCGCCGCATTCGCCATCGCCTCGCTGCTCGCGATGCTGGCGCTGATCACGCTGATCGCCAAGACCATTCTCGAACGTCATCTCGACGAAGGACACGACGTCAATGACCATTGA
- a CDS encoding sulfate ABC transporter ATP-binding protein yields MTIEVKNLVKRFGSFAALDGVDLKVNDGELLALLGPSGSGKTTLLRIIAGLDWPDSGEVAFNGEDALAQGARERNVGFVFQHYALFRHMSVFENVAFGLRVQPRAIRKDEATIRRRVKELLDLVQLDWLADRYPSQLSGGQRQRIALARALAIEPRILLLDEPFGALDAKVRKELRKWLRSLHHEINVTSIFVTHDQEEALEVANRVVVMDKGRIEQVGSPDDVYETPATAFVHGFIGESIELPVQVEGGVVRLGDRPLNLGADGLAPGASKLFVRRHDMLVGPPGSGAFEGAVQHVRNFGPVQRAEVALSGGETIEIDAPRDRELRAGDTIGLEPRRYRIFAGA; encoded by the coding sequence ATGACCATTGAAGTCAAAAATCTCGTCAAGAGGTTCGGCAGCTTTGCTGCGCTCGACGGCGTCGACCTCAAGGTCAATGACGGCGAGCTGCTCGCGCTGCTCGGCCCCTCCGGCTCCGGCAAGACCACGCTGCTGCGGATCATCGCCGGCCTCGACTGGCCCGACTCGGGCGAAGTCGCCTTCAACGGCGAGGATGCGCTGGCGCAAGGCGCGCGCGAACGCAATGTCGGCTTCGTGTTCCAGCACTACGCGCTGTTCCGCCACATGAGCGTGTTCGAGAACGTCGCCTTTGGCCTGCGCGTGCAACCGCGCGCGATCCGCAAGGACGAAGCGACGATCCGCAGGCGCGTGAAGGAACTGCTCGACCTCGTGCAGCTCGACTGGCTCGCCGACCGCTATCCGAGCCAGCTCTCCGGCGGCCAACGCCAGCGCATCGCGCTCGCCCGCGCGCTCGCGATCGAGCCGCGCATCCTGCTGCTCGACGAGCCCTTCGGCGCGCTCGATGCGAAGGTGCGGAAGGAGCTGCGCAAATGGCTGCGCTCGCTGCATCATGAGATCAACGTCACCTCGATCTTCGTCACCCACGACCAGGAGGAGGCGCTCGAAGTCGCCAACCGTGTCGTCGTCATGGACAAGGGCAGGATCGAGCAGGTCGGCTCGCCCGACGACGTCTACGAGACGCCGGCGACCGCCTTCGTGCACGGCTTCATCGGCGAATCCATCGAGCTGCCGGTCCAGGTCGAGGGCGGCGTCGTCAGGCTCGGCGATCGTCCGCTCAATCTTGGGGCGGACGGGCTTGCGCCTGGCGCGTCAAAGCTGTTCGTGCGGCGACACGACATGCTGGTCGGCCCGCCAGGCTCGGGTGCCTTCGAGGGCGCGGTCCAGCATGTCCGCAATTTCGGTCCCGTGCAGCGAGCCGAGGTCGCATTGTCAGGCGGCGAGACCATCGAGATCGACGCCCCTCGTGACCGGGAACTGCGCGCCGGCGACACGATCGGCCTCGAGCCCCGCCGCTACCGCATATTTGCGGGCGCCTGA
- a CDS encoding CAP domain-containing protein produces MRAAAAILITLLLAGCAGNEAPVQQPSMYADMSVPGAKLDAPAAAIMISQYRQNNGLGTVIVDPDLMRLAESQSNAMAAANKMDHDVRAPLAKRLAAGGYPATVAVENISAGYHTLAEAFSGWRDSPPHRANMLKGGVTKLGIAAGYAPGTKYKVFWTMILASTDPR; encoded by the coding sequence ATGCGCGCTGCGGCCGCAATACTCATCACTTTGCTTCTCGCCGGCTGCGCCGGCAACGAAGCGCCGGTCCAGCAGCCGTCGATGTATGCCGACATGTCGGTCCCGGGCGCCAAGCTCGATGCGCCGGCGGCCGCGATCATGATCTCGCAATACCGTCAGAACAACGGCCTCGGTACCGTCATCGTCGACCCCGATCTGATGCGGCTCGCCGAATCCCAGTCCAACGCCATGGCTGCCGCCAACAAGATGGACCATGACGTCCGCGCGCCGCTCGCCAAGCGCCTTGCCGCCGGTGGCTACCCCGCGACCGTGGCGGTCGAGAACATCTCGGCCGGCTATCATACGCTGGCGGAAGCGTTTTCCGGCTGGCGCGACTCGCCCCCGCACCGCGCCAACATGCTCAAGGGCGGTGTCACAAAATTGGGCATTGCGGCGGGCTATGCTCCAGGCACCAAATACAAGGTGTTCTGGACCATGATCCTGGCGTCGACCGACCCCCGATAA
- a CDS encoding patatin-like phospholipase family protein gives MTDHSPEVATVPAKAQRVLVLQGGGALGSYQAGAYQALCHFDFEPEWVAGISIGGVNAAIIAGNEGHIRVKRLKEFWEMVSAPVPWKPLGKSDHSRELFNSTSAALIATFGVPGFFTPRLPPAPLWPPGSPQAESYYDTAPLKKTLERLVDFDRINDLKTRLSVGAVGVTSGNFKYFDNYEFKKLGKKIGPEHIMASGALPPGFPSVVIEGEHYWDGGIASNTPLDFVLDAEVDRDMLIFQVDLFSARGDLPNSLLEATEREKDIRFSSRTRMNTDKNKQLHNARRAVRDLISKLPDYLKNDPSVEFLAKVARESTVTVVHLIYRSKNYESSSKDYDFSHVAMVEHWESGVRDVHLSMRHKDWLEQPQSGETMVTYDLTGDVTAPPPKRSE, from the coding sequence ATGACAGATCATAGCCCGGAAGTCGCAACAGTCCCCGCGAAGGCGCAGCGCGTCCTGGTTCTCCAGGGCGGCGGCGCGCTCGGCTCCTATCAGGCCGGCGCCTATCAGGCGCTGTGCCATTTCGATTTCGAACCGGAATGGGTTGCCGGCATCTCGATCGGTGGGGTCAATGCCGCCATCATCGCCGGCAATGAGGGCCACATCCGCGTCAAGCGGCTCAAGGAATTCTGGGAGATGGTGTCCGCGCCAGTGCCGTGGAAGCCTCTCGGCAAGAGCGATCACAGCCGCGAGCTGTTCAATTCCACCAGCGCCGCGCTGATTGCGACCTTCGGCGTGCCCGGCTTTTTCACGCCGCGCCTGCCGCCGGCGCCGCTGTGGCCGCCGGGCAGCCCGCAGGCCGAGAGCTATTACGACACGGCGCCGTTGAAGAAGACGCTGGAACGGCTGGTCGATTTCGATCGCATCAACGATTTGAAGACGCGCTTGTCGGTCGGCGCGGTCGGCGTCACCTCCGGCAACTTCAAATATTTCGACAATTACGAGTTCAAGAAGCTCGGCAAGAAAATCGGCCCCGAGCACATCATGGCCTCGGGCGCGCTGCCTCCGGGGTTTCCGTCGGTCGTGATCGAGGGCGAGCATTATTGGGACGGCGGCATCGCCTCCAACACGCCGCTCGACTTCGTGCTCGACGCCGAGGTCGATCGCGACATGCTGATCTTCCAGGTCGATCTGTTCAGTGCGCGTGGCGACCTGCCGAACTCGCTGCTCGAGGCCACCGAGCGCGAGAAGGACATCCGTTTCTCCAGCCGCACCCGGATGAACACCGACAAGAACAAGCAGCTGCACAATGCCCGCCGCGCCGTGCGCGACCTGATTTCGAAATTGCCCGATTATCTCAAGAACGACCCTTCGGTCGAGTTCCTTGCGAAGGTTGCACGTGAGAGTACGGTCACCGTGGTGCACCTGATCTATCGCAGCAAGAACTACGAATCCTCGTCCAAGGACTACGACTTCTCGCACGTCGCGATGGTCGAGCATTGGGAAAGCGGCGTGCGCGACGTGCATCTGTCGATGCGTCACAAGGACTGGCTCGAGCAGCCGCAGTCCGGCGAGACCATGGTGACCTACGATCTCACGGGGGACGTCACCGCGCCCCCGCCAAAAAGGAGCGAATAA
- a CDS encoding 3-hydroxybutyrate dehydrogenase, with protein sequence MGTLSGKNAVVTGSTSGIGLAYARAFAAAGANVVINGFGSPEDIEKERAKIESDFGVKAVYSPADMTKPAEIAGMIALGEKSFGSVDILVNNAGIQFVSPIEEFPPEKWDQIIAINLSSAFHAIRAAVPGMKKKGWGRIINTASAHSLVASPFKSAYVSAKHGIAGLTKTVALEVATNKITCNCISPGYVWTPLVEKQIPDTMKARNLTREQVINDVLLDAQPTKEFVTSEQVAALALFLCSDDAAQITGTNLSIDGGWTAE encoded by the coding sequence ATGGGTACTCTGTCAGGCAAGAACGCCGTCGTGACCGGTTCGACCAGCGGCATCGGGCTCGCCTATGCGCGTGCCTTTGCGGCTGCCGGCGCCAATGTCGTCATCAACGGTTTCGGCTCGCCGGAGGACATCGAGAAGGAACGCGCCAAGATCGAGTCCGATTTCGGCGTGAAGGCGGTCTACTCGCCCGCCGACATGACCAAGCCGGCCGAGATCGCCGGGATGATCGCGCTCGGCGAGAAGTCGTTCGGCTCGGTCGATATCCTCGTCAACAATGCCGGCATCCAGTTCGTTTCGCCGATCGAGGAGTTCCCGCCGGAGAAGTGGGACCAGATCATCGCGATCAACCTGTCCTCGGCCTTCCACGCCATCCGCGCCGCCGTCCCCGGCATGAAGAAGAAGGGCTGGGGCCGCATCATCAACACCGCGTCGGCACACTCGCTGGTCGCCTCGCCCTTCAAGTCGGCCTATGTGTCGGCCAAGCACGGCATCGCCGGCCTGACCAAGACCGTGGCGCTGGAAGTCGCGACCAACAAGATCACCTGCAACTGCATCAGCCCCGGCTATGTCTGGACGCCGCTGGTGGAGAAGCAGATCCCGGATACGATGAAGGCCCGCAACCTCACCCGCGAGCAGGTCATCAACGACGTGCTGCTCGACGCCCAGCCGACCAAGGAGTTCGTCACGTCCGAGCAGGTCGCAGCGCTGGCGCTGTTCCTGTGCAGCGACGATGCCGCGCAGATCACGGGTACCAACCTGTCGATCGACGGCGGCTGGACCGCGGAGTAA
- a CDS encoding sulfite exporter TauE/SafE family protein has translation MIDPLYVASGFGVGLLVGLTGVGGGSLMTPLLILLFGIHPTTAVGTDLLYAAATKTGGSVVHGWSRSVHWPAVVRLACGSIPASALTLLVLWKLDLRSDAERNLVNLVLCFALILTATSLIFRRSIMERYRRRMEQVSERTTMIATVVTGIVLGVLVSISSVGAGAVGVTVLLLLYPRLPMATIVGSDIAHAVPLTLVAGIGHWMLGSVDWGLMGVLLLGSLPGIIIGSYSATRVPETVLRLTLASVLVVVAGKIMFAELNLQSAIVTALAWSH, from the coding sequence ATGATTGATCCGCTTTACGTCGCCTCGGGATTCGGCGTCGGCCTGCTTGTCGGGCTGACCGGCGTAGGAGGCGGCTCGTTGATGACGCCGCTGCTGATCCTGTTGTTCGGCATCCACCCGACCACCGCCGTCGGCACCGACCTGCTCTATGCCGCTGCCACCAAGACCGGCGGTAGCGTGGTCCATGGCTGGTCGCGCAGCGTGCACTGGCCGGCCGTGGTGCGGCTCGCCTGCGGCAGCATCCCGGCAAGTGCGCTGACGCTGCTGGTGCTGTGGAAGCTCGATCTCAGAAGCGATGCCGAGCGCAACCTCGTCAACCTGGTGCTGTGCTTCGCGCTGATCCTGACCGCGACATCGTTGATCTTCCGCAGGTCGATCATGGAGCGCTATCGCCGGCGCATGGAGCAGGTCAGCGAGCGCACCACGATGATTGCGACCGTCGTCACCGGAATCGTGCTCGGCGTGCTGGTCTCGATTTCATCGGTCGGTGCCGGTGCGGTCGGCGTGACCGTGCTGCTGCTGCTCTACCCGCGCCTGCCGATGGCAACCATCGTCGGCTCCGACATCGCCCACGCCGTGCCGCTGACGCTGGTGGCCGGCATCGGACACTGGATGCTCGGCTCGGTCGACTGGGGTTTGATGGGCGTGCTGCTGCTGGGCTCGCTGCCCGGCATCATCATCGGCAGCTACAGCGCGACGCGCGTGCCGGAGACGGTGCTGCGCCTGACGCTCGCCAGCGTCCTTGTCGTCGTCGCAGGCAAGATCATGTTCGCGGAGTTGAACCTGCAATCCGCGATCGTGACGGCTCTGGCCTGGAGCCATTGA
- a CDS encoding oligosaccharide flippase family protein, producing MDAEPVTTGPAGLIARLRARLTGGSSEASLTRRLAGTIFIIRVISAGLAYFSQVLLARWMGTSDYGIYVYVWTWVLLLGSMMDFGISASAQKIIPEYRASGDHALLRGFLSGSRWLTFAFSTLVSLGLAGVVKLLSPWINPAEELPLYIGCMTLPAFVVANTQDGIARSHDWMQLGLMPQFIIRQALIIGITAGAFLLGYHLGAIAAMVASAGAVWIAMTGQMVVLNRKLAEHIAPGPKAYDVSGWLAVSLPILLVESFYLLLSYTDVLVLQQFRPSDEVGVYFAVVKTLALVSFIHYAMSATTAHRFAEYNALGDKARLSAYVAHAINWTFWPSLAATAVLLALGKPLLWLFGPQFVVGYDIMFVAAIGLVVRAAIGPVERLLNMLGQQKICALAYALAFVMNVVLCIALVPRFGGHGAAAATSISLTFETVLLFWIVRQRLGLHVLAFGK from the coding sequence ATGGATGCAGAACCCGTAACGACCGGACCCGCCGGGCTGATCGCGCGGCTGCGCGCCAGGCTGACCGGCGGTTCGAGCGAAGCGTCGCTGACGCGGCGGCTGGCCGGCACCATCTTCATCATTCGCGTGATCAGCGCGGGACTCGCCTATTTCTCGCAGGTCCTGCTCGCGCGCTGGATGGGGACGTCCGACTACGGCATTTATGTCTATGTCTGGACCTGGGTGCTGCTGCTCGGCAGCATGATGGATTTCGGCATCTCGGCCTCCGCGCAAAAAATCATTCCGGAATATCGCGCCAGCGGTGACCATGCCCTGCTGCGCGGCTTTCTCTCCGGCAGCCGTTGGCTGACCTTCGCCTTCTCCACGCTGGTGTCGCTGGGACTGGCCGGCGTCGTCAAGCTGTTGTCGCCCTGGATCAATCCGGCCGAAGAGCTGCCGCTCTATATCGGCTGCATGACGCTGCCCGCCTTCGTCGTCGCCAACACCCAGGACGGCATCGCGCGCTCGCATGACTGGATGCAGCTCGGCCTGATGCCGCAGTTCATCATCCGCCAGGCGCTGATCATCGGCATCACCGCCGGTGCCTTCCTGCTCGGCTATCATCTCGGCGCGATCGCCGCGATGGTGGCGAGCGCCGGCGCGGTCTGGATCGCGATGACCGGGCAGATGGTGGTGCTGAACCGCAAGCTCGCCGAGCACATCGCGCCCGGCCCCAAGGCCTATGACGTCAGTGGCTGGCTCGCGGTGTCGCTGCCGATCCTGCTGGTCGAAAGTTTCTACCTGCTCCTGTCCTACACCGACGTGCTGGTGCTGCAGCAGTTCCGCCCGTCCGACGAGGTCGGCGTCTACTTTGCTGTCGTCAAGACGCTGGCATTGGTCTCGTTCATTCATTACGCGATGTCGGCGACGACCGCGCATCGCTTCGCGGAATACAACGCGCTCGGCGACAAGGCGCGGCTGTCGGCCTATGTCGCGCACGCCATCAACTGGACGTTCTGGCCGTCGCTGGCGGCGACCGCCGTGCTGCTCGCGCTGGGCAAGCCCCTGCTCTGGCTGTTCGGGCCGCAATTCGTCGTCGGCTACGACATCATGTTCGTCGCCGCCATCGGCCTCGTGGTGCGTGCCGCGATCGGCCCGGTGGAGCGCCTGCTCAACATGCTGGGCCAGCAGAAGATCTGCGCGCTGGCCTACGCCCTGGCGTTCGTGATGAACGTCGTGCTCTGCATCGCGCTGGTGCCACGCTTCGGCGGCCACGGCGCCGCGGCCGCGACCTCGATCTCGCTCACCTTCGAGACGGTACTGCTGTTCTGGATCGTGCGGCAGCGCCTGGGGCTGCACGTCCTGGCGTTTGGTAAATAG